The Streptomyces capitiformicae genome contains the following window.
CACGTGGCCACGACCCCTGCGGGAATCGACGGTCTCCTGGAGATGGACGAGTTCGCCGACGTCCGGATCGTGTTCGACGCGACATCGGCCGGTGCCCACGCCCGTCACGCCGAAGTCTGCCGCGCCCACGGCAAACTGCTCGTGGACCTCACGCCGGCCGCTTCGGGGCCGCTCACCGTCCCTTCGGTGAACCTGGAGAAGCACCTCGCCGCCGACGACGTCAACATGGTCACCTGCGGCGGGCAGGCCACCGTACCCGTCGCCGCGGCCGTCTCCCGGGTGGCTCCGGTGGTCTACGCCGAGATCGTGGCCTCCCTCTCGACCCGCTCCGCCGGGCCCGGTACCCGCGCCAACATCGACGAGTTCACCGAGACCACCGCCCGGGCCCTGCGCGAGGTCGCGGGCGCGGCCACCGCCAAGGCCGTCATCGTGCTCAACCCGGCCGATCCGCCGGTGTCCATGCGCAACACCGTCTACTGCGTCGTCGAGGACACCTCGGCCGGCACGCTGCGCTCCATCGAGGACTCGGTGGGGCAGGCGGTCCGGGACGTCCAGGAGTACGTGCCCGGCTACGAACTCGTGCAGGACGTGCAGTTCGACGCCCTGCGGGAGGTGTGGATCCCGCACCTCGGCCGGCAAGTGACGGGCACTCAGGTCACCTGCTTCCTCCAGGTCCGCGGCGCCGGCCACCACCTGCCGGAATACGCAGGCAACCTCGACATCATGACCTCCGCCGCCCTGCGGACAGCCGAGCGCATGGCCGAACTCCGAGGATGGGTGAGCAAGTGAACCTCTACGTCCAGGACGTGACCCTGCGGGACGGCATGCACGCCGT
Protein-coding sequences here:
- a CDS encoding acetaldehyde dehydrogenase (acetylating), translating into MSTGTTARADGVKVAVLGSGNIGTDLMVKVIRQSKNLRMAALAGIDPASEGLARARRLHVATTPAGIDGLLEMDEFADVRIVFDATSAGAHARHAEVCRAHGKLLVDLTPAASGPLTVPSVNLEKHLAADDVNMVTCGGQATVPVAAAVSRVAPVVYAEIVASLSTRSAGPGTRANIDEFTETTARALREVAGAATAKAVIVLNPADPPVSMRNTVYCVVEDTSAGTLRSIEDSVGQAVRDVQEYVPGYELVQDVQFDALREVWIPHLGRQVTGTQVTCFLQVRGAGHHLPEYAGNLDIMTSAALRTAERMAELRGWVSK